Proteins co-encoded in one Sulfuricaulis limicola genomic window:
- a CDS encoding GAF domain-containing protein: MTPRLGALRRCFEGAIPSAIATCAADGTPNVAYLSQVHYVDESHVALTYQFFNSTRKNILANPRATVQVVDPDDGAHYRLQLEYLRTETEGALFENMKAKLAGIASHTGMSKVFRLMGSDVYRVLVIEPVQGGMPSTATARPNLLPGLRACLAGLAGCSDLAQLFDETLQGLERYCDIRQAMLLMHDAARGRLYTVATRGYAESGVGSEICMGEGIVGVAARERTPIRIGYAAQEYLYSRAMRKGFERSTDGDALETEIPFPGLPDSASQLAVPLTFGPRLLGVMYVESPQELRFTFEDEDVLIVLAGQLALAMELLSHSAEQHEEVAAAAPRPPAAQGAPVTVRHFAADHSVFIDNDYLIKGVAGAIFWKLLRDHVEAGRSDFTNRELRLDPALKLPDISDNLEARLILLQRRLAERCPFLVIEKTGRGRFRLNVSRPLKLSAA, encoded by the coding sequence GTGACCCCGCGTCTCGGCGCGTTGCGGCGCTGCTTCGAGGGCGCGATCCCCTCGGCCATCGCCACCTGCGCGGCGGACGGCACGCCCAACGTCGCCTACCTGTCGCAGGTGCATTATGTGGACGAAAGCCACGTGGCGCTGACCTACCAGTTCTTCAACAGCACGCGCAAGAACATCCTCGCCAACCCGCGCGCCACGGTGCAGGTGGTGGACCCGGACGACGGCGCGCACTACCGCCTGCAGCTCGAATACCTGCGCACCGAGACCGAAGGCGCGCTGTTCGAGAACATGAAGGCCAAGCTCGCCGGCATCGCCTCGCACACCGGCATGAGCAAGGTGTTCCGTCTCATGGGCTCGGACGTGTACCGCGTGCTGGTCATCGAGCCGGTTCAGGGCGGGATGCCGTCCACGGCCACGGCGCGCCCGAACCTGCTGCCGGGCCTGCGCGCCTGTCTCGCGGGCCTCGCGGGTTGCAGCGACCTGGCGCAACTGTTCGACGAGACGTTGCAGGGTCTGGAGCGCTACTGCGACATCCGGCAGGCGATGTTGCTGATGCACGACGCCGCGCGCGGGCGACTGTACACCGTCGCCACCCGCGGCTATGCCGAATCGGGTGTCGGTTCGGAAATCTGCATGGGCGAGGGCATCGTCGGCGTGGCCGCGCGCGAGCGCACCCCGATCCGCATCGGCTACGCGGCGCAGGAATACCTCTACAGCCGCGCCATGCGCAAGGGTTTTGAGCGCAGTACCGACGGTGACGCGCTCGAAACCGAAATCCCGTTTCCGGGTCTCCCGGATTCGGCCAGCCAGCTGGCGGTGCCGCTCACGTTCGGCCCGCGTCTGCTCGGCGTGATGTATGTGGAAAGTCCGCAGGAGCTGCGCTTCACCTTCGAGGACGAGGACGTGCTGATTGTGCTGGCGGGACAACTGGCGCTGGCCATGGAACTGCTGTCGCATTCCGCCGAGCAACATGAGGAGGTCGCGGCCGCGGCGCCGCGGCCGCCCGCGGCGCAGGGCGCGCCGGTGACGGTGCGGCACTTCGCCGCCGATCACAGCGTGTTCATCGACAACGACTATCTCATCAAGGGCGTGGCCGGTGCGATCTTCTGGAAGCTGTTGCGCGACCATGTCGAGGCCGGGCGCAGCGATTTCACCAACCGCGAGCTGCGTCTCGATCCGGCCCTGAAGCTGCCCGACATCAGCGACAACCTGGAGGCGCGCCTGATCCTGCTGCAGCGCCGCCTGGCCGAGCGCTGTCCCTTCCTCGTCATCGAGAAAACCGGCCGCGGGCGTTTCCGCCTGAACGTCAGCCGGCCGCTGAAGCTCAGCGCCGCGTGA
- a CDS encoding thiol-disulfide oxidoreductase DCC family protein: MAQPKLTLFYDGSCPICSWEKHNLMSRDRRGLLGFIDIQSPEFDPGVHGVTMQMLMARMHGLTDDGRMIVGVDALIEAYRAVGWWWAYLPLSIIPGRLANLAYGWFADHRHELSRRFGHWFGPVCEKDACRK; the protein is encoded by the coding sequence ATGGCTCAACCGAAGCTGACATTGTTCTACGATGGCAGTTGCCCGATCTGTTCCTGGGAAAAGCATAACTTGATGAGTCGCGATCGACGTGGCTTGCTGGGCTTCATTGATATCCAGTCGCCGGAATTCGATCCGGGCGTCCATGGCGTGACGATGCAGATGCTGATGGCGCGCATGCATGGACTTACCGATGATGGGCGCATGATCGTGGGGGTGGATGCGCTGATCGAGGCCTATCGTGCTGTCGGATGGTGGTGGGCCTACCTTCCCCTGAGCATCATTCCCGGTCGGTTGGCTAATCTGGCCTACGGATGGTTTGCCGATCATCGCCATGAACTATCCAGGCGATTCGGACATTGGTTCGGTCCTGTCTGCGAAAAAGACGCCTGTCGAAAGTGA
- a CDS encoding DUF2269 family protein: MDYGLIKTLHILSATLLFGTGLGTAYFMWSANRTRDVRVAATVARHVVRADWIFTLPTVIFQPISGIWLAQAAGYAWTGWIGFSLALYGIAGACWLPVVWLQMRMRDMATDADKHNRPLPGRYWRYARAWFWLGVPAFVAMVGVFFLMVLKSD, from the coding sequence ATGGACTACGGCCTCATCAAGACGCTGCACATCCTTTCCGCCACGCTTTTGTTTGGCACAGGGCTGGGGACGGCCTATTTCATGTGGAGTGCAAACCGGACCCGGGATGTGCGGGTTGCCGCCACCGTGGCCAGGCACGTGGTGCGAGCAGACTGGATATTTACGCTTCCCACGGTCATCTTCCAGCCGATATCCGGGATCTGGCTGGCCCAGGCGGCGGGTTACGCCTGGACTGGCTGGATCGGATTCTCTCTCGCGCTCTATGGTATCGCCGGAGCGTGCTGGCTGCCGGTCGTGTGGTTGCAAATGCGTATGCGTGATATGGCCACAGACGCGGACAAGCACAACCGGCCGCTGCCCGGTCGTTATTGGCGCTACGCACGCGCCTGGTTCTGGCTGGGCGTGCCTGCTTTTGTCGCAATGGTGGGCGTATTCTTTCTGATGGTTTTAAAGTCCGATTGA
- a CDS encoding SDR family oxidoreductase has product MRILVTGATGFIGSAIVAALRRSAHDVVLCVHRTGHRYLPADAETIEVDYMRDLTAEDWLPRLAGVDVVINAVGILRESAQARFSELHHLAPRALFQACERSGVNRVVQISALGADEGASQYHRTKRAADDVLRVSTLDWTIVQPSVVFGSRGASTRLFLRLASLPVIPLVGRGEQRMQPVHIDDLVTIVAKLIEHRLAVKQTIAVVGPEAVAMQKMLSVYRGLLGLGKTFMIPIPLALIRPVARVGDVLKSGALSTETLHMLLNGNTGSVQATHEILGYFPRALQDFIPPEEAEFLRMNAVWSWVHPMLLAGIAIMWAAAGVVSWIYARDHGLALLVKLGLSPEFATGAFIVACGVNVALGIATLLTPGKILWVAQLAVMGFYTAVLSWVAPQLWVDPFGALIKNLPIAAVLLGFMAASAEA; this is encoded by the coding sequence ATGCGCATCCTGGTAACCGGCGCCACTGGTTTTATCGGCTCGGCCATCGTGGCCGCGCTGCGCAGGAGCGCGCATGACGTGGTCTTGTGTGTGCACCGCACAGGACACCGGTATCTGCCTGCTGATGCGGAGACTATCGAAGTGGACTACATGCGCGATCTGACGGCGGAGGACTGGTTGCCCCGACTCGCCGGTGTGGACGTCGTCATCAACGCCGTTGGCATATTGCGGGAAAGTGCGCAAGCACGGTTCTCCGAGCTGCATCATCTCGCGCCGCGCGCGCTGTTCCAGGCTTGTGAGCGGAGCGGCGTTAATCGTGTGGTTCAGATATCGGCGCTGGGCGCGGACGAAGGTGCTAGCCAATATCACCGTACAAAGCGGGCGGCAGATGATGTCCTGCGTGTGAGCACACTCGACTGGACCATCGTGCAGCCATCGGTGGTTTTCGGGTCTCGTGGTGCGAGCACCCGTCTGTTCCTGCGTCTCGCGAGCCTGCCGGTGATTCCACTGGTGGGTCGAGGCGAACAACGCATGCAGCCGGTACATATCGATGATCTCGTGACAATTGTCGCAAAACTCATCGAGCATCGCCTCGCGGTCAAACAAACCATCGCGGTGGTTGGTCCTGAAGCGGTCGCGATGCAAAAAATGCTGAGCGTCTATCGCGGGCTTCTGGGGCTGGGAAAAACATTCATGATTCCCATCCCGCTTGCCCTGATACGTCCCGTGGCGCGAGTCGGCGATGTCTTAAAAAGCGGCGCGCTGAGCACCGAGACCCTGCATATGCTCCTGAATGGCAATACCGGTTCGGTACAAGCGACGCACGAAATTCTTGGCTATTTCCCGCGTGCACTGCAGGATTTCATCCCACCCGAAGAAGCAGAATTCCTGCGTATGAATGCTGTCTGGTCATGGGTCCATCCGATGTTGTTGGCGGGTATCGCCATCATGTGGGCTGCGGCCGGCGTGGTGAGCTGGATATATGCCCGGGACCACGGTCTGGCCCTGCTGGTGAAACTGGGACTTTCACCCGAGTTTGCCACGGGTGCCTTCATCGTCGCTTGCGGCGTGAATGTCGCGCTCGGTATAGCCACGTTGCTGACGCCAGGGAAGATCCTGTGGGTGGCACAGCTAGCCGTAATGGGGTTCTACACCGCAGTTTTGTCGTGGGTGGCGCCACAGCTTTGGGTTGATCCCTTCGGCGCGTTGATCAAGAACCTGCCAATAGCCGCCGTGCTTCTTGGATTCATGGCCGCCTCAGCAGAGGCATGA
- a CDS encoding GbsR/MarR family transcriptional regulator, producing MKRFVLHWGEMGSRWGVNRTVAQIHALLFLSETPLTAETIAEILRVARSNVSTSIRELQSWGLVKLVHVEGDRRDHFEAHHDVREIFRVVMEERKKREFDPTISVLRECVNEAGNDTPKEVRDRMANTLAFMELITGIFDEVKQLPDANAVAWLKTGLKAKRLLG from the coding sequence ATGAAACGATTTGTCCTGCATTGGGGCGAAATGGGGAGCCGCTGGGGCGTGAACCGGACAGTGGCGCAGATCCATGCCCTGTTGTTTCTCAGTGAGACGCCCCTGACGGCCGAGACCATTGCCGAGATATTGCGCGTGGCGCGCTCCAATGTCAGCACGAGTATCCGCGAACTGCAAAGCTGGGGCCTGGTGAAGCTGGTGCACGTCGAGGGTGACCGCCGCGATCATTTCGAGGCTCATCATGACGTACGCGAGATCTTCCGCGTGGTCATGGAGGAGCGGAAGAAGCGTGAGTTCGACCCGACTATCAGCGTATTGCGCGAATGCGTCAACGAAGCCGGGAACGATACGCCCAAAGAGGTCCGTGATCGCATGGCGAACACCCTGGCATTCATGGAGCTGATCACCGGTATTTTCGACGAGGTGAAGCAATTGCCCGACGCCAACGCCGTGGCATGGCTCAAAACCGGGTTGAAGGCGAAGAGGCTGCTCGGCTGA
- a CDS encoding NAD(P)-dependent oxidoreductase, whose translation MRLGFIGLGNMGGEMARHLLEAGHTLNVYARGERSRAHAGCLGLNPLSTPAEVARASEVVFTMVTAGVDVESVALGPDGIIHGDLPGMILVDMSTIAPAIARNVGQRLAERGIAMLDAPVSGGVAGARAASLTFFVGGDKPHFERVKPLLECMGKTVFHMGPLGTGQVTKLANQIAQLACLEGAAEALLFAREQGADPGKVREAILTGFGASRMLDLLGKKMVERDFAAGIVAALHHKDIGVAVGIARDAGIPMPVTAQVMQQLNALMAAGLGEQDTSSLLLVLEQMMGRKDN comes from the coding sequence ATGCGACTCGGATTCATCGGCCTCGGCAACATGGGCGGCGAGATGGCGCGGCACCTGCTCGAGGCCGGGCACACGCTCAACGTTTACGCGCGCGGCGAACGTTCGCGCGCCCACGCCGGCTGCCTCGGCCTGAATCCGCTGTCCACGCCCGCCGAGGTGGCGCGAGCGAGCGAGGTGGTGTTCACCATGGTCACCGCCGGAGTCGACGTCGAGTCGGTCGCGCTCGGACCGGATGGCATTATTCACGGCGACCTGCCCGGCATGATCCTCGTGGACATGAGCACCATCGCGCCCGCGATCGCGCGCAACGTGGGCCAGCGCCTGGCCGAGCGCGGCATCGCCATGCTGGATGCGCCGGTCTCGGGCGGCGTGGCCGGCGCCAGGGCCGCCTCGCTCACGTTTTTCGTCGGCGGCGACAAGCCGCATTTCGAGCGCGTCAAACCGCTGCTGGAATGCATGGGTAAGACCGTCTTTCACATGGGCCCGCTGGGCACCGGGCAGGTGACCAAGCTCGCCAACCAGATCGCCCAGCTTGCCTGCCTCGAGGGTGCGGCCGAGGCATTGTTGTTCGCGCGCGAGCAGGGCGCCGACCCGGGCAAGGTGCGCGAGGCGATCCTCACCGGGTTCGGCGCCAGCCGCATGCTCGACCTGCTGGGCAAGAAGATGGTCGAGCGCGACTTCGCCGCCGGCATCGTGGCGGCGCTGCACCACAAGGACATCGGCGTGGCGGTCGGGATCGCGCGCGACGCCGGCATCCCCATGCCCGTGACCGCGCAGGTGATGCAGCAGCTCAACGCCCTCATGGCCGCCGGCCTCGGCGAGCAGGACACCAGCTCGCTGCTGTTGGTGCTGGAGCAGATGATGGGGCGGAAAGACAATTAG
- a CDS encoding GFA family protein, whose protein sequence is MTQAAFRGSCLCGAVHYEISGEPQRFYHCHCSRCRKATGTGHASNLLIKPGSIKWIKGEALVHSYKIPEAKRFTSRFCSVCGSQVPRYVKETDMIVIPAGSLDSDPVIKPEGRIFWDSRADWSCGGDGIPVHSEYVPQN, encoded by the coding sequence ATGACCCAAGCGGCTTTTCGGGGAAGTTGTCTCTGCGGTGCCGTGCACTACGAAATCAGCGGCGAACCGCAGCGGTTTTATCATTGTCACTGCTCGCGCTGCCGCAAGGCCACGGGCACCGGGCATGCCTCAAACCTGCTCATCAAGCCCGGGTCGATCAAATGGATCAAGGGCGAAGCGCTGGTGCATTCCTACAAAATCCCGGAAGCGAAGCGCTTCACCAGCCGCTTCTGCTCGGTGTGCGGCAGCCAGGTGCCGCGTTACGTGAAGGAGACGGACATGATCGTCATCCCGGCCGGTTCACTGGACAGCGATCCGGTGATCAAACCGGAAGGGCGCATCTTCTGGGACTCGCGCGCGGACTGGTCCTGTGGCGGCGACGGCATTCCTGTCCACTCGGAATACGTGCCCCAAAATTAA